Proteins encoded within one genomic window of Arachis ipaensis cultivar K30076 chromosome B08, Araip1.1, whole genome shotgun sequence:
- the LOC107610546 gene encoding uncharacterized protein LOC107610546 — translation MAERSVLSQEPPPGSQSDDFWSAPPPNTFKLNVDAATNNGGRGGVGVVIRDSEEVVAAAATLEIASSLSVREAEAMACYLGLEFAIQCCFFDIELEGDNIKTVKALKSEYPFGGSFGVIIFNCKTFLNRFRV, via the exons ATGGCAGAAAGATCTGTGTTGTCTCAGGAACCTCCACCGGGTAGCCAAAGTGATGACTTTTGGAGTGCTCCTCCACCAAACACCTTTAAATTAAATGTTGATGCAGCTACTAATAATGGAGGAAGAGGGGGAGTTGGTGTAGTTATTAGAGATAGTGAAGAGGTAGTTGCAGCAGCTGCCACGTTGGAAATTGCCTCATCTCTTTCAGTTAGAGAAGCTGAGGCTATGGCTTGTTATCTGGGTCTGGAATTTGCAATCCAATGCTGTTTTTTTGATATTGAGTTGGAAGGAGACAATATAAAAACAGTGAAGGCCCTTAAATCTGAATACCCATTTGGAGGTTCTTTTGGAGTGATAATTTTCAATTGCAAAACCTTTTTGAATAGGTTCAG agtttaa
- the LOC107610547 gene encoding protein FAR1-RELATED SEQUENCE 5-like — MSFGSLPLAQKFYANYAKKVGFVTKIRNTNFDKTRKESKIPVNQSIYCTREGYRESRVNAATRANRITATRCKARMYVVLDNENECWVVSRLELRHSHPCSTEKSVHYHEYRELTMHAKCVITDNDEAGIRPNKTYLALANEVGGSANLGFSEKDVRNYITRNLRCSDDNEDFQGMMNYFVRMKEINPNFFYAIDVDDANKFRSALWVDARCRASYEYYGDVVSFDTTYRRNRHGLPFASFVGVNHHGKSTFLGCALLGSEEIPSFEWVFTHWVRCVGSAPRGIITDQCKAMTGAIRNVLPDTVHRWCIWHIMKKSQFKLGGYARYGELHAVMNHIVWNSPSTESFESDWAGFIKQFKLGQNRCMRSNTAAASQNTVPTQSTGGAVVHDIQGPSRVKTKGRPKGKRLGAELDKSIKKSMQKRNRKSHPDEVHLPSDNDHHGSLNKRCKDSTMWNSSEGGGFMHLLNSFRHI; from the exons ATGAGTTTTGGTTCATTGCCTCTCGCACAGAAATTTTATGCAAACTATGCAAAGAAAGTTGGGTTTGTTACTAAAATCAGGAACACGAATTTTGACAAGACGCGGAAGGAATCAAAGATACCGGTTAATCAATCTATTTACTGCACGCGTGAAGGCTATCGAGAGTCTAGGGTGAACGCAGCAACTCGAGCAAATAGAATTACAGCCACGAGATGCAAAGCAAGGATGTATGTCGTGCTGGACAATGAGAATGAATGTTGGGTTGTGTCTAGATTAGAACTGAGGCATTCTCACCCTTGTTCGACTGAGAAATCTGTCCACTATCATGAGTATCGGGAgcttaccatgcatgctaagtgcgtCATTACGGATAACGACGAGGCTGGAATAAGACCCAACAAGACGTATCTAGCACTGGCAAACGAGGTTGGTGGGTCCGCAAACCTGGGTTTTTCAGAAAAGGATGTCAGAAATTACATCACACGCAATCTTCGATGCTCCGATGACAACGAGGACTTCCAGGGGATGATGAATTATTTTGTTCGAATGAAGGAGATCAATCCCAACTTCTTCTATGCAATAGATGTTGACGATGCTAATAAGTTTAGGAGCGCACTTTGGGTAGATGCAAGGTGCAGGGCTTCGTATGAATATTACGGAGATGTGGTGTCGTTTGACACCACATACAGAAGAAACAG GCATGGTTTGCCGTTTGCATCCTTTGTAGGTGTAAACCACCATGGGAAGTCTACTTTTCTTGGCTGTGCTTTACTTGGGAGCGAGGAGATCCCTAGTTTTGAGTGGGTGTTCACGCATTGGGTGAGATGCGTCGGATCTGCACCAAGGGGGATTATCACTGACCAGTGCAAGGCGATGACTGGAGCTATTAGGAATGTCCTACCTGACACTGTCCACCGATGGTGCATCTGGCACATAATGAAAAAATCACAATTCAAGCTTGGTGGATATGCTAGGTACGGAGAACTGCATGCAGTGATGAATCACATTGTGTGGAATTCTCCTTCGACTGAATCATTCGAGTCTGATTGGGCTGGTTTCATCAAACAATTCAAGTTAGGCCAAAACAGATG CATGCGTTCCAATACTGCTGCTGCATCTCAGAATACCGTGCCCACACAGAGCACGGGCGGTGCGGTTGTACATGACATTCAGGGACCCTCAAGAGTCAAGACCAAAGGACGACCTAAGGGTAAGAGACTTGGAGCAGAGTTGGACAAGTCAATTAAGAAATCAATGCAAAAAAGGAATAGGAAATCACACCCG GATGAGGTTCACCTTCCGTCAGATAATGATCATCATGGATCCCTTAATAAAAGATGTAAGGATTCTACTATGTGGAACTCATCGGAAGGTGGCGGATTCATGCACCTGTTGAATTCCTTTAGGCATATATAG